The Pannonibacter sp. XCT-53 sequence CCTCGACCTTCTGCTGCGCCTTGGCAAGGGCGCGGTTGATCCACGGATGGATGATCGCCTCACCGTCCTTCAGGCCCAGCTTCTGCAGCATGGAGTCCATCCGGTCGGAGCCGAAGATCCGCATCAGGTCGTCCTGCAGCGACAGGAAGAACTTGGAGTGGCCGGGGTCACCCTGACGGCCGGAGCGGCCGCGCAGCTGGTTGTCGATGCGGCGGCTCTCGTGCCGCTCGGTGCCGATCACGTAGAGACCGCCGGCGGCGAGCGACTTCTGCTTCAGCGCCTCGACCTCGGCGCGGATCTTCGCCTCGCGCGCCTTGCGCTCCTCGCCTTCCGGCACGTCGGCCAGCTCACGCTCGATGCGCATCTCGGCGTTGCCGCCGAGCTGGATGTCGGTGCCGCGGCCGGCCATGTTGGTGGCGATCGTGACCGCGCCCGGCAGGCCGGCCTGCGCGATGATGAAGGCTTCCTGCTCGTGGTAGCGGGCGTTCAGCACCGCGAAGATCTTCTCGCGCGCCGTGCCGTCGTCGCCGTCGAACAGCGGGGCAAAGGCGTTCGGATCGTTCACGTCGATCTGGCGGTAGCCGTGCTTCTTGAGCCGCTCGGCCAGCAGTTCCGACTTCTCGATCGAGGTGGTGCCGACCAGGATCGGCTGGCCGCGCTTCTTGCAGTCGTCGATCAGCTCGACGATGGCGTTGAACTTCTCGTCGACCGTCCGGTAGACCTCGTCGTCATCATCGATGCGCTTGACCGGGTTGTTGGTCGGGATTTCCAGCACCTCGAGCCCGTAGATGTCCATGAACTCGTCCGCTTCCGTCGAGGCGGTACCGGTCATGCCGGCCAGCTTCTCGTACATGCGGAAGTAGTTCTGGAAGGTGATGGAGGCCAGCGTCTGGTTCTCCGGCTGGATCCGGACCTTTTCCTTGGCCTCGAGCGCCTGGTGCAGGCCCTCGGAGTAGCGCCGACCCGGCATCATGCGGCCGGTGAACTCGTCGATGATCACCACTTCGCCGCCGCGCACGATGTAGTCGCGGTCGCGCTGGAACAGCTTGTGCGCCTTCAGCGCCTGCTGCAGGTGGTGCACCACCGAGACGTTCTCGACGTCGTAGAGCGAATCGGAGCGCAGCAGCTGTGCCTCGCGCAGCAGGGCCTCCAGCTTCTCGTTGCCTGCCTCGGTGAAGGAGGTGTTGCGCTGCTTCTCGTCCAGCTCGTAGTCGCCGGCCTCCAGCATCGGGATGAAGGCGTCGATGGTGTTGTAGAACTCGGAGCGGTCTTCCAGCGGGCCGGAGATGATCAGCGGCGTCCGCGCCTCGTCGATGAGGATCGAGTCCACTTCGTCGACGATGGCGAAATGATGCCCGCGCTGCACCATCGAGGCGCGCTCGTACTTCATGTTGTCGCGCAGGTAGTCGAACCCGAACTCGTTGTTGGTGCCGTAGGTGATGTCGGCTGCATAGGCCGCCCGGCGTTCCTCGTCCGACAGGCCGTGCACGATGACGCCGACGCTGAGGCCGAGGAAGTTGTAGACCTTGCTCATCCAGTGCGCGTCGCGCTGGGCGAGGTAGTCGTTCACCGTCACCACATGCACGCCCTTGCCGGTCAGGGCATTCAGATAGACCGGCGCGGTTGCCACCAGCGTCTTGCCTTCACCGGTGCGCATTTCGGCGATCTGGCCGCCGTTCAGCACCATGCCGCCGATCAGCTGCACGTCATAGTGACGCTGGCCGAGGGCGCGGCGCGCGGCCTCGCGCACCGTGGCGAACGCAGGCACCAGCAGCTCGTCCAGGCTCGTGCCCTTGGCGACCTGTTCCTGGAACATGCGGGTGCGGGCTCGCAGGGCGTCGTCGGACAGCGCCTTCAACTCGCCTTCGAGGGCGTTGATGGCAGCCACCTTCGAGCGGAGCGCCTTGACCTTGCGGTCCTTCGAGGAGCCAAAAATCTTACGTGCTAGTGCGCCAAGGCCGGCCATGTGGCGGTCCTTCCAGATGGCGGGCGACGGAGGATCGGTCTGATCCGGCGCTGCCCTCAAAAAAATCTCATTTGCGATCCATGGTCTGCCCGCTGCCCCTTGGAGAGCGGTGGGCAAGGCATGACCACGGCGTGGCGTCAGGGTTCTGACGCGCCGTTCGACAGATAAGAGGGGGTCGAATGCTTGTCAACGCCGCCGGTTTGCGCAAGTTTGCAGCGCCTGCCGGCCTCGATCTCCCGAGGCATGCGTTCAAGAGTTCAGATACAAGGACACCCCATGTTCCGTTCCTTCCTGCGCCAGCCGCTGCGCTCCGCCCTGATCGCGGCCACCGCGCTGACGCTTTCCGCAACGTCGCTGTCGGCGCAGCAGCCTGACGACGTGGTCGCCCGGGTCGGCGACACCGTGATCACCGAAGCCGACATCGCCTTCGCCGCCCGTGACCTCGGCGCCGAGCTGCAGCGGTTCCCGCCGGCCCAGTGGCGCTCGATCCTGACCGACGTGCTGGTCGACATGACGCTGCTGGCCAAGGAAGCGGAGAAGGAAGGCCTGCAGAAGGACGAGGACTTCCAGCGCCAGGTGAAGTTCCTCACCACCCAGGCCCTGCGCAACGCCTATGTCTCGCAGAAGCTGGAAGCCACGATCACCGAGGCCGACCTCAAGGCTGCCTATGACGCCGAGCTTGCCACCTTCAAGGGCGAGGAAGAGGTGCGGGCACGCCATATCCTGGTCGACACCAAGGAAGCGGCCGAGAAGCTCATCAAGGATCTCGACGGCGGTGCTGACTTCGCCGAGCTGGCCAAGGCCAACTCCAGCGACGGGTCTGCAGCGGCCGGCGGTGATCTCGGCTTCTTTACCAAGGGCCGTATGGTTCCGGAGTTCGAGACGGCAGCCTTCGCCCTCGAGCCGGGCAAGTACACCAAGGAGCCGGTCCAGACCCAGTTCGGCTGGCACGTGCTCAAGGTCGACGAGAAGCGCATCCAGCCGGCGCCGGCCTTCGAGGACGTGCAGGATGGGCTGCGCAACAAGCTCATGCGTGACCGTTACACCAAGCTGATGACGGACCTGAAGGCCGCCAACAAGGTCGAGATCGTCAAGCCGGACGTTCCGGCCGCCGACCCGGCCAAGCCGGCGCAGCAGTAACCGCCGTCCGGCGCCAGCCCGATCCGGCCGATCCGGCCCGATCCGGCCCGTTCGGGCTATTCCCCTGTCGTTCCCGCCCGGTGTCCGCGACCACCGGGCGGGGCAGCAATGCCTGTGCGCAGCTGCCTGTGCGGGATGTGAAAGCGGTTGCGCTGCTTTCGCCCGTCAGGCAACTCTGCCCTGCCTTTCCAGTTCACGAGGTCATCATGTCGACCGAGATTTCTCCGCTCGCCCCCAAGTCCTACCCCGACATGCCGGTGATCGAGGGCGTCCGCTTCTCCACGGCTGCGGCCGGCATCAAGTACAAGGGGCGGACCGATGTCCTCCTCGTGCTGCTTGATGAAGGGACCGAGGTGGCGGGCGTGTTCACCCGGTCGCTGTGCCCGTCGGCCCCGGTCGACTGGTGCCGCGCCAACCTGCCGACCGGCCGTGCGCGGGCGCTGCTCGTCAACTCCGGCAATGCCAATGCCTTCACCGGCAAGAAGGGCAAGGCGGCGGTCGAGCTCTCCGCCGGCATCGTCGGCAAGGCGGTCGGCTGTGCCGACAGCGAGATCTATCTGGCCTCCACCGGCGTGATCGGCGAGCCGCTGCCGGCCGACCGGTTCACCGGGGTCATCGACGCGCTGGTGGCCGGGGCGGCTGCCGGCTCCTGGCTCGAGACGGCCAAGGCGATCATGACGACCGACACCTTCCCGAAGGTGGCCACGCGGACTGTCGATCTCGGCGGCACGCCGGTCACGCTCAACGGCATCGCCAAGGGTGCGGGCATGATCGCGCCGGACATGGCCACCATGTTGTCCTTCCTCTTCACCGATGCGCCGATTGCCGCGCCGGTGCTGCAGGCGTTGCTGTCCGAGGCGGTCGGCGGCAGCTTCAACGCGATCACGGTCGACAGCGACACGTCCACGTCCGACACGGCGCTGCTGTTTGCCACCGGAAAGGCGGCCGCGCGCGGGGCCCCGACGATTGCCGACGTGGCTGACCCGCGCCTGTCCGCCTTCCGCACCGCGCTCGGTGAGGTCATGCTGGACCTGGCGCACCACATCGTCCGCGACGGCGAGGGCGCGCGCAAGTTCGTCGAGGTTCGCGTCGAGGGCGCCGTCAACGACGCCTCCGCCAAGCGCATCGCGCTGTCGATCGCCAATTCGCCGCTGGTCAAGACCGCGATCGCCGGCGAGGACGCCAACTGGGGCCGTGTGGTCATGGCGGTCGGCAAGGCCGGCGAGCCGGCGGACCGCGATCGCCTGGCGATCTGGTTCGGCGATGTGCGGGTGGCGGTCGATGGCGAGCGGGATCCTGATTACTCCGAAGCTGCCGCCTCTGCGGTCATGGAGCAGGAGAACATTGCAATCCGCGTCAACCTTGGACTGGGTGACGGCACGGCCCGCGTGTGGACCTGCGATCTCACCAAGGCCTATGTTGAAATCAACGGCGATTACCGGAGCTGATCCGCTGTCGTTGCAGCATTGACCGGGCGCTGCGCTGCCGGCGCCCGGTATTGTCCAGAATTGGAACACATGGTCATGCGGATTGTTCTCGTCGTTGCTTGCGCCTTGATCGACCCCGACGGGCGGATCCTGATTGCACGGCGTCCGGAGGGCAAGAATCTCGCAGGTTTGTGGGAGTTTCCGGGCGGAAAGATCGAGCCGGGCGAGCGGCCCGAACAAAGCCTCATCCGGGAACTCGCCGAAGAGCTCGACATCAGCGTTAAGGAAGCGTGCCTCGCGCCGCTGACCTTCGCCAGTTACGCTTACGAAGATTTTCACCTCCTCATGCCACTCTACGTGTGTCGTCGGTGGGAAGGCACTCCCCGGTCGCGCGAAGGTCAGGCCCTGAAATGGGTCCGGGCCGGCAAGTTGCGCGACTATCCCATGCCTCCGGCCGATGAACCGCTGATCCCCCATCTGATCGGGCTGGTCGGCGCCTGAAACGCGTATCGCAGCCAAGGACTGGCTGCCGGAGAGCAGGGATGTCCGCTCGCAGCCGTGCCGTTCGCCCTCTGGGCCGCTTCCGCTCTCTTGCCCGTCGCTTCCTCAGCGACGAGCGCGGAACAACCATGGTCGAGTATGGCCTGCTGGTTGCCATGATCTCGCTGGCCATCGTCACCACGCTGATGGTGATCCGCGACGAGATCCTCAACGACTTCACGACGATCGCCGACACGCTGAAGGGCGATACGCTCAGCAAGTGAGGCGGGCGCGTCAGTCGCCCGCGGCGTTCCCGCCGGCCTGCCGCGGACTTGCCGCCAGCGCATCGGCCAGGCGCATCTGGGCGGAGCCCGGTTTCAGCGGCTTCTGCTGGCTCTCGTGCGGGGCCCATCCCGACAGATAGACGATCTGGAACGTGGCGCGGATGCGACCGTCCGCGTCGGCGTGGTCGCGGGCATAAAGCTCGGCCGCCCGCAGGAACACCGCGCGCGGCAGCGGCTTGCGGCTGCGCTCGGTCAGCACCGAGGTCCCGCCCATGGCCTTGAGGTCCTGCATCAGCCCGAAGAGACTGTCATAGCGCACGGTCAGCCGGTCCGTGTCGGTGACCGGCAGCGCGAAGCCCGCCCGCTGCAGCAGTGCGCCCAGGTCACGCGTGTCGGCGAAGGGGGCCACGCGCGGGCCTGCGCCGCCGGTCACGTCCAGTTCGGCCCGCATCAGGCAGTCGCGCAGCTCCGCCAGCGTGTCGCCGCCCAGCACCGCCCCCAGGAACAGGCCGTCCGGCTGCAGCGCGCGGCGGATCTGGATCAGCGCGCCGGGGAGGTCGTTGACCAGCTGCAGCGACAGGGCCGAGGCGATCAGGCCGATGGATCCGTCGCGCAGCGGCAGCAGGGCGTCATCGCAGATGAAATCCGGCGGCGGCAGGCCGGGGTCGGCGAGAAACAGGTCGGCGCGCAGCACCTGGCTCGCCCGGCCGCTGTCCCGCAGGCCCGCAGTGAGGCGACCGGTGTGCCCCCCGAGATCGACCGCCGTGTCGAACACGCGCGTCACGGCGGCCAGCCGGTCAGCCAGATCCTCGACGACGGCCGCCAGCAGGAAGTCGGCTCCGTCGGTCCGGGCAGCAAGCGCGCGGCGGCGGCGGCTGGCCAGCAGCGTTCGGTCGAACAGATCCATCTCGGCCATCGGGCGGTTCCTTGCGGCAGGTCCTTGCGGGGAGCGGCGGGCCGTCGGCACAGCGCCCGCCGGGCTTTGCCTCCGTATATGCTGCCCGACCTGTAAAGGTCAAAACAGGGAATGCCCCTGTAAAGGTCAAAACAGGGAATGCACCTGCAAAGCTCGGGGCCGGGAATGCGGCGGCAACGTGCCGGGCGGGAAGTGCAACCGGAAACGGCAGAACGTGCTAGGCTGATCCTTGCGTCCGGAAACTGGGCCGTCCCTCGGGGCGGGCACGCCGCCTGCGGTGCGGGGCCATCGCCGGCCGTGTCCCGACCGGTCCGGATCGGGCCTGGCCCTGATGGAGCCTTGCCCTGATTGAGGCTGGCCCTGATGGAGCCTGGCCCTGATGGAGCCTGGCCCTGATGGAGCCTGGCCCTGATGGAGCCTGCAATGTCTGAGTTTGCCCGATCGCGGTTGCGTCCTGCTCTCGGCATGGTCCTGTCGGGCCTGCGCCGGACCCTGGTGGCCGGGTTCGACGTGCTGCTGCCGCCCCGCTGCCCGGTCTGCGAGGCTGTCACGGCGGACAATGGCAGCCTGTGTCCGGAGTGCTGGACACGCATGCCCTTCATCTCGGCGCCCTGGTGCGCGCGGCTGGGCACGCCCCTGTCGCATGATCTGGGCGAGGGGGCGCTCAGTGCCCGGGCAATTGCCGAGCCGCCGCTGTTCGACCGGGCGCGGGCGGCAACACTCTATCAGGGGCCGGCGCGGGACCTGGTCCTGGCGCTGAAGTTCGGCGGGCGCCGCGATGTTGCAGGCGTCATGGGCAGGCTCATGGCCGGCAATGGCCGCGAGATCCTGACGCCCGAGACGCTGCTGGTCCCCGTGCCGCTGCACCGGTTCCGTCTCTGGCAGCGCCGCTTCAACCAGGCCGCCCTGCTCGCCCGGGCGGTCGGGGCGGCGAGCGGGGTGCCCGTGGTGCTGGATGCGCTGGAGCGGCGGCGGCGGACGCGCCAGCAGGTCGGCCTGACCGCCCGCGAGCGCCATGCCAATGTCCGCGGAGCCTTTGCCGTCCCCGATGCCGCGCGGCCACGCCTCCTCGGCCGTCCGGTGGTGCTGGTGGATGACGTGCTCACGACCGGTTCGACGCTGTCGGCCTGCACCCGCGTCCTGCGGCAGGCCGGTGCCAGCCGGGTCGACGTGCTGACCTTCGCCATTGCCGATCCGGTAACCAATGAGCTCTAGGCTTTCCGGCATGAGGGCCGTGGAGCGGCCATCCGGAGCGCCTCTTGTGCCGCTAGCGGAAGGGGCAATATAAGCCGCTCAGGCAGGACCGCGCAGAGCGCGGCCGTTCAGGAGTTTCGACGTGGTTGATGTGACCATCTATACCCGCCAGGGCTGCGGCTATTGCGTCGCGGCGAAACGGCTTCTCGACAGCAAGGGCGTGCGCTACACCGAGCATGACGCCACGTTTCGTCCCGAGCTGCGCGCCGAGATGATCGGTCGCGCCAACGGGCGGACCACCTTCCCGCAGATCTTCATCGACGCCATGCATGTCGGGGGCTGCGATGACCTGCACGAGCTGGACCGGTCCGGCAAGCTCGATCCGCTGCTGAACCGCTGAGGCCCTGCCATGACCCGCTTTACCGCCGCCTGCGTGCAGATGCGCTCCTCCCGCTCCGTCGCCGACAACATCGCGCAGGCGGAGGCGCTGATCCGGCAGGCGGCTGCGGCCGGTGCGCATTACGTGCAGACGCCCGAGATGACCAACATCCTCGAGCGCAGCCGGGCCGACCTGATGGAAAAGATCACGCTCGAGGAGCAGGATCCGACCCTGTCCCGGTTCCGGGCACTGGCAGCCGAGCTGGGCATCCACCTGCATGCCGGGTCGCTGGCAATCCTCCTGCCGGACGGACAGGTCGCCAACCGCGCCTTCCTGATCCGGCCCGATGGCAGCATCCTTGCCCGCTACGACAAGATCCACATGTTCGACGTGGACCTCCCGAACGGGGAAAGCTGGCGCGAATCCGCCACCTACCGGCCCGGCGAGCAGAGCACGCTTGCCGCGCTCCCCTGGCTGACCATGGGCATGGCGGTTTGCTACGACCTGCGCTTTCCTGCCATCTTCCGCAGCCAGGCCCGGGCCGGCGCCGCCATGCTGACGATGCCGGCTGCCTTCACGCGCCAGACAGGTCAGGCGCATTGGCACGTGCTGCAGCGCGCAC is a genomic window containing:
- the mutT gene encoding 8-oxo-dGTP diphosphatase MutT produces the protein MRIVLVVACALIDPDGRILIARRPEGKNLAGLWEFPGGKIEPGERPEQSLIRELAEELDISVKEACLAPLTFASYAYEDFHLLMPLYVCRRWEGTPRSREGQALKWVRAGKLRDYPMPPADEPLIPHLIGLVGA
- the argJ gene encoding bifunctional glutamate N-acetyltransferase/amino-acid acetyltransferase ArgJ; protein product: MSTEISPLAPKSYPDMPVIEGVRFSTAAAGIKYKGRTDVLLVLLDEGTEVAGVFTRSLCPSAPVDWCRANLPTGRARALLVNSGNANAFTGKKGKAAVELSAGIVGKAVGCADSEIYLASTGVIGEPLPADRFTGVIDALVAGAAAGSWLETAKAIMTTDTFPKVATRTVDLGGTPVTLNGIAKGAGMIAPDMATMLSFLFTDAPIAAPVLQALLSEAVGGSFNAITVDSDTSTSDTALLFATGKAAARGAPTIADVADPRLSAFRTALGEVMLDLAHHIVRDGEGARKFVEVRVEGAVNDASAKRIALSIANSPLVKTAIAGEDANWGRVVMAVGKAGEPADRDRLAIWFGDVRVAVDGERDPDYSEAAASAVMEQENIAIRVNLGLGDGTARVWTCDLTKAYVEINGDYRS
- a CDS encoding carbon-nitrogen hydrolase family protein; its protein translation is MTRFTAACVQMRSSRSVADNIAQAEALIRQAAAAGAHYVQTPEMTNILERSRADLMEKITLEEQDPTLSRFRALAAELGIHLHAGSLAILLPDGQVANRAFLIRPDGSILARYDKIHMFDVDLPNGESWRESATYRPGEQSTLAALPWLTMGMAVCYDLRFPAIFRSQARAGAAMLTMPAAFTRQTGQAHWHVLQRARAIENGAFVVSAAQGGTHADGRETFGHSLIVGPWGDVIAELDHDEPGVVLAEIDPEESLKARQRIPAIANERSFALSGQ
- a CDS encoding class I SAM-dependent methyltransferase; translated protein: MAEMDLFDRTLLASRRRRALAARTDGADFLLAAVVEDLADRLAAVTRVFDTAVDLGGHTGRLTAGLRDSGRASQVLRADLFLADPGLPPPDFICDDALLPLRDGSIGLIASALSLQLVNDLPGALIQIRRALQPDGLFLGAVLGGDTLAELRDCLMRAELDVTGGAGPRVAPFADTRDLGALLQRAGFALPVTDTDRLTVRYDSLFGLMQDLKAMGGTSVLTERSRKPLPRAVFLRAAELYARDHADADGRIRATFQIVYLSGWAPHESQQKPLKPGSAQMRLADALAASPRQAGGNAAGD
- a CDS encoding Flp family type IVb pilin; this translates as MSARSRAVRPLGRFRSLARRFLSDERGTTMVEYGLLVAMISLAIVTTLMVIRDEILNDFTTIADTLKGDTLSK
- the grxC gene encoding glutaredoxin 3; this translates as MVDVTIYTRQGCGYCVAAKRLLDSKGVRYTEHDATFRPELRAEMIGRANGRTTFPQIFIDAMHVGGCDDLHELDRSGKLDPLLNR
- the secA gene encoding preprotein translocase subunit SecA, with amino-acid sequence MAGLGALARKIFGSSKDRKVKALRSKVAAINALEGELKALSDDALRARTRMFQEQVAKGTSLDELLVPAFATVREAARRALGQRHYDVQLIGGMVLNGGQIAEMRTGEGKTLVATAPVYLNALTGKGVHVVTVNDYLAQRDAHWMSKVYNFLGLSVGVIVHGLSDEERRAAYAADITYGTNNEFGFDYLRDNMKYERASMVQRGHHFAIVDEVDSILIDEARTPLIISGPLEDRSEFYNTIDAFIPMLEAGDYELDEKQRNTSFTEAGNEKLEALLREAQLLRSDSLYDVENVSVVHHLQQALKAHKLFQRDRDYIVRGGEVVIIDEFTGRMMPGRRYSEGLHQALEAKEKVRIQPENQTLASITFQNYFRMYEKLAGMTGTASTEADEFMDIYGLEVLEIPTNNPVKRIDDDDEVYRTVDEKFNAIVELIDDCKKRGQPILVGTTSIEKSELLAERLKKHGYRQIDVNDPNAFAPLFDGDDGTAREKIFAVLNARYHEQEAFIIAQAGLPGAVTIATNMAGRGTDIQLGGNAEMRIERELADVPEGEERKAREAKIRAEVEALKQKSLAAGGLYVIGTERHESRRIDNQLRGRSGRQGDPGHSKFFLSLQDDLMRIFGSDRMDSMLQKLGLKDGEAIIHPWINRALAKAQQKVEARNFDIRKNLLKFDNVMNDQRKVVFEQRVELMDGTDIAQTVTDMRYDVIEDLVSRHIPERAYPEQWDTVGLQEEVRKMLALDLPIIDWAKEEGIADEEVKDRLRKAADEVMENKIARYTPEIMSQVKKAILLQTLDNLWREHLANLDHLRSVVGFRGYAQRDPLQEYKTEAFSLFESMLAQLRQVTTSQLMRVELVTQQPEMPRAPTEMHPHHIDPLTGEDEEARPQQQAAGAFSATGVARDPKNPATWGSVGRNEPCPCGSGKKYKHCHGAFV
- a CDS encoding ComF family protein; amino-acid sequence: MSEFARSRLRPALGMVLSGLRRTLVAGFDVLLPPRCPVCEAVTADNGSLCPECWTRMPFISAPWCARLGTPLSHDLGEGALSARAIAEPPLFDRARAATLYQGPARDLVLALKFGGRRDVAGVMGRLMAGNGREILTPETLLVPVPLHRFRLWQRRFNQAALLARAVGAASGVPVVLDALERRRRTRQQVGLTARERHANVRGAFAVPDAARPRLLGRPVVLVDDVLTTGSTLSACTRVLRQAGASRVDVLTFAIADPVTNEL
- a CDS encoding peptidylprolyl isomerase: MFRSFLRQPLRSALIAATALTLSATSLSAQQPDDVVARVGDTVITEADIAFAARDLGAELQRFPPAQWRSILTDVLVDMTLLAKEAEKEGLQKDEDFQRQVKFLTTQALRNAYVSQKLEATITEADLKAAYDAELATFKGEEEVRARHILVDTKEAAEKLIKDLDGGADFAELAKANSSDGSAAAGGDLGFFTKGRMVPEFETAAFALEPGKYTKEPVQTQFGWHVLKVDEKRIQPAPAFEDVQDGLRNKLMRDRYTKLMTDLKAANKVEIVKPDVPAADPAKPAQQ